The Streptomyces noursei ATCC 11455 sequence CGACGCCGACCCGCACCTGCCGTCGATCGTCGAGGTCTACCCGACCAACGACTGGCACGAGCGCGAGACCTACGACTTCTTCGGCCTGATCTTCGACGGGCACCCCGCGCTCACGCGGATCATGATGCCGGACGACTGGCAGGGCTTCCCGCAGCGCAAGGACTACCCCCTCGGCGGCATCCCCGTCGAGTACAAGGGCGCGCAGATCCCTGCTCCCGACCAGCGGAGGTCGTACACCTGATGAGCACTCCCAGCGAGGCGTCCCGCGCGTCCGTCCGCGAGACCACCGAGGGCCCCGTCTACACCGTCACCGGTGGTGACTGGGACGAGATCGCCGCGGCCGCCGCGAAGTCCGACGACGAGCGGATCATCGTCAACATGGGGCCGCAGCACCCCTCCACCCACGGCGTGCTCCGGCTGATCCTGGAGATCGACGGCGAGACCGTCACCGAGGCCCGCTGCGGCATCGGCTACCTGCACACCGGCATCGAGAAGAACCTCGAATTCCGGACCTGGACGCAGGGCACCACCTTCGTGACGCGGATGGACTACCTCACGCCGTTCTTCAACGAGACGGCGTACTGCCTGGCCGTGGAGAAGCTGCTCGGCATCACCGACGACATCCCGGACCGGGCCACCGCGATCCGCGTGATGCTGATGGAGCTCAACAGGCTCTCCTCCCACCTGGTGTGCATCGCCACCGGCGGCATGGAGCTGGGCGCCACCACGATCATGATCTACGGCTTCCGCGACCGGGAGCTGATCCTCGACATCTACGAGCTGATCACCGGTCTGCGGATGAACCACGCCTACATCCGCCCCGGCGGCCTCGCCCAGGACCTGCCGCCCGGCGCCGTCGACCAGGTCCGCGCCTTCGTCAAGAAGATGCGCAAGAACATGGCCGAGTACGACAAGCTCGCCACCGGCAACCCGGTCTTCAAGGCGCGCATGGAGGACGTCGGCTACCTCGACCTGGCCGGCTGCATGGCCACCGGGGCCACCGGGCCCCTCGTCCGCTCCGCCGGACTGCCCCATGACCTGCGCAAGGCACAGCCGTACTGTGGATACGAGACCTACGACTTCGAGGTGCCGACAGCCGACACCTGCGATGCCTACGGCCGGTTCCTGATCCGGCTGGAGGAGATGCGCCAGTCGCTGAGGATCGTCGAACAGTGCCTGGACCGGCTGGAGCCGGGGCCGGTGATGGTCGCCGACAAGAAGATCGCCTGGCCCGCCCAGTTGGCACTCGGCCCCGACGGCCTCGGCAATTCCCTCGACCACATCAAGAAGATCATGGGCACCTCGATGGAGGCCCTGATCCACCACTTCAAGCTGGTGACGGAGGGCTTCCGGGTCCCGCCAGGACAGGCGTACGCCGCCGTCGAGTCGCCCAAGGGCGAGCTGGGCGTGCACGTGGTCAGCGACGGCGGCACCCGGCCCTACCGGGTGCACTTCCGCGACCCGTCCTTCACCAACCTGCAGGCCATGGCAGCGATGTGTGAAGGCGGCCAGGTCGCCGACGTCATCGTCGCCGTCGCGTCCATCGACCCCGTGATGGGAGGCGTCGACCGGTGAACGCCACTCCGGCACCCAAGGACGTCCAGCTGGGGATGCCCCGGCTTCCGGCACCCGACTACCCGGCCGACGTCAAGGCCCGGCTCGCCGCGGACGCCGAGGAGGTGATCGCGCGCTACCCCGACTCCCGCTCGGCGCTGCTGCCGCTGCTCCACCTCGTCCAGGCCGAGGACGGCTACGTCACCCGCACCGGCATCCGCTTCTGCGCCGAACAGCTGGGGCTGACCACCGCCGAGGTCACCGCCGTCTCGACCTTCTACTCCATGTACCGCCGCAAGCCCAGCGGCGACTACCAGGTCGGGGTCTGCACCAACACCCTGTGCGCGGTGATGGGCGGCGACGCCATCTTCGAGGAGCTCAAGGAGCACCTCGGCGTCGACAACGGCGGGACCACCGACGACGGCGCGATCACCCTCGAACACATCGAGTGCAACGCCGCCTGCGACTTCGCCCCCGTCGTGATGGTCAACTGGGAGTTCTTCGACAACCAGACCCCCCGCTCCGCCCGGCAGCTCGTCGACGACCTGCGGGCCGGCCGGACCGTCGCACCCACCCGCGGCGCCCCGCTCTGCTCCTTCAAGGAGACCGCCCGGATCCTCGCCGGCTTCCCCGACACCCGGCCCGGCGCCGTCGCGGCGACCGGCGGTGCCGGCCCGGCCTCCCTGGTCGGACTGCGGCTGGCCAGGGGTGAGACACCGCCCGGTCACGCCGACCACGTCGTCTCGCCGCGCGCCACCGCGGACGGCCCGACCGACGAGGCCGCCGGCCCGACCCACGAGGAGGGGGAGTGATGACCGTGGCAGCCGAGTTCGGCGGGACCTCCCGGCCGCACGCCGGAGGACCGACCAGTCCGGAGAAGGTCCTCGCCCCCGTCCTCTCCGCCTTCTGGGACGCCCCCGAGTCCTGGACCCTGGAGACCTATCTGCGTCACGAGGGCTACGAAGGCGCGCGCAAGGCCCTCGCGATGGCCCCGGACGACGTCATCGCCTACGTCAAGGACTCCGGGCTCCGCGGCCGTGGCGGCGCCGGCTTCCCGACCGGGATGAAATGGCAGTTCATCCCGCAGGGCGACGGCAAACCGCACTATCTCGTGGTCAACGCCGACGAGTCGGAGCCCGGGACCTGCAAGGACATCCCGCTCCTCTTCGCCAACCCGCATGCCCTCATCGAGGGGATCGTGATCGCCTGTCACGCGATCCGGTCGAACCGTGCCTTCATCTATCTGCGCGGCGAGGTCGTGCCCGTCCTGCGCCGGCTGCACGAGGCCGTGCGCGAGGCGTACGCGGCGGGCTACCTCGGCAACGACGTCCTCAGCTCGGGCCTCGACCTGGACGTCACGGTGCACGCGGGCGCCGGCGCGTACATCTGCGGTGAGGAAACCGCGCTGCTGGACTCCCTGGAGGGCCGTCGCGGCCAACCCCGTCTGCGTCCCCCCTTCCCCGCGGTGGCCGGCCTCTACGCCTGCCCCACTGTGGTGAACAACGTCGAATCCATCGCTTCGGTTCCCGCGATCCTCAACAAGGGCAAGGACTGGTTCAGGACGATGGGCAGCGAGAAGTCCCCGGGCTTCACGCTCTACTCGCTCAGCGGCCACGTCGCCAACCCCGGCCAGTACGAAGGCCCGTTGGGGATCACGCTGCGCCAGCTGCTCGACATCAGCGGCGGCATGCGCCCGGGGCACCGGCTGAAGTTCTGGACGCCGGGCGGCTCCTCGACCCCGATGTTCACCGAGGAGCACCTCGACGTCCCGCTCGACTACGAGGGCGTCGGCGCGGCCGGCTCGATGCTCGGCACCAAGGCGCTGCAGTGCTTCGACGAGACCACCTGCGTCGTCCGGGCGGTCACCCGCTGGACCGAGTTCTACGCCCACGAGTCCTGCGGCAAGTGCACCCCGTGCCGTGAAGGGACGTACTGGCTGGTGCAGTTGCTCCGCGACATCGAGGCCGGCAAGGGCCGACTCGAAGACCTCGACAAGCTCGCCGACATCGCCGACAACATCAACGGCAAGTCCTTCTGCGCCCTCGGCGACGGCGCCGCCTCGCCGATCTTCTCCTCGCTCCAGTACTTCCGCGCGGAGTACGAGGAGCACATCACCGGCAAGGGCTGTCCCTTCGACCCCGCCAAGTCGACCCTCTGGGCCGACAACGACGCTCACCTGGGG is a genomic window containing:
- the nuoE gene encoding NADH-quinone oxidoreductase subunit NuoE encodes the protein MNATPAPKDVQLGMPRLPAPDYPADVKARLAADAEEVIARYPDSRSALLPLLHLVQAEDGYVTRTGIRFCAEQLGLTTAEVTAVSTFYSMYRRKPSGDYQVGVCTNTLCAVMGGDAIFEELKEHLGVDNGGTTDDGAITLEHIECNAACDFAPVVMVNWEFFDNQTPRSARQLVDDLRAGRTVAPTRGAPLCSFKETARILAGFPDTRPGAVAATGGAGPASLVGLRLARGETPPGHADHVVSPRATADGPTDEAAGPTHEEGE
- a CDS encoding NADH-quinone oxidoreductase subunit D; translation: MSTPSEASRASVRETTEGPVYTVTGGDWDEIAAAAAKSDDERIIVNMGPQHPSTHGVLRLILEIDGETVTEARCGIGYLHTGIEKNLEFRTWTQGTTFVTRMDYLTPFFNETAYCLAVEKLLGITDDIPDRATAIRVMLMELNRLSSHLVCIATGGMELGATTIMIYGFRDRELILDIYELITGLRMNHAYIRPGGLAQDLPPGAVDQVRAFVKKMRKNMAEYDKLATGNPVFKARMEDVGYLDLAGCMATGATGPLVRSAGLPHDLRKAQPYCGYETYDFEVPTADTCDAYGRFLIRLEEMRQSLRIVEQCLDRLEPGPVMVADKKIAWPAQLALGPDGLGNSLDHIKKIMGTSMEALIHHFKLVTEGFRVPPGQAYAAVESPKGELGVHVVSDGGTRPYRVHFRDPSFTNLQAMAAMCEGGQVADVIVAVASIDPVMGGVDR
- the nuoF gene encoding NADH-quinone oxidoreductase subunit NuoF; amino-acid sequence: MTVAAEFGGTSRPHAGGPTSPEKVLAPVLSAFWDAPESWTLETYLRHEGYEGARKALAMAPDDVIAYVKDSGLRGRGGAGFPTGMKWQFIPQGDGKPHYLVVNADESEPGTCKDIPLLFANPHALIEGIVIACHAIRSNRAFIYLRGEVVPVLRRLHEAVREAYAAGYLGNDVLSSGLDLDVTVHAGAGAYICGEETALLDSLEGRRGQPRLRPPFPAVAGLYACPTVVNNVESIASVPAILNKGKDWFRTMGSEKSPGFTLYSLSGHVANPGQYEGPLGITLRQLLDISGGMRPGHRLKFWTPGGSSTPMFTEEHLDVPLDYEGVGAAGSMLGTKALQCFDETTCVVRAVTRWTEFYAHESCGKCTPCREGTYWLVQLLRDIEAGKGRLEDLDKLADIADNINGKSFCALGDGAASPIFSSLQYFRAEYEEHITGKGCPFDPAKSTLWADNDAHLGVNA